A single genomic interval of Daucus carota subsp. sativus chromosome 1, DH1 v3.0, whole genome shotgun sequence harbors:
- the LOC108197704 gene encoding putative FBD-associated F-box protein At5g56560 has translation MASSKVLDLDSLAYINEKLYVPRIKKMDDMNFVPRQYSSIKKLIPVVLDLIQVNYNTWCSVFNNAARDHNLLHHIDPTIPAPSLADKTIVTRRIGDDDTIPWRRQNAVLLTWIYATISPYLLARIKLHRITSAMDAWAHLRDICQEYNTNVIKKKRRLFHKVNLAEDYDHGVDLISGLPDDVLIHVLILMGDMKTAGRTSILSKRWKHVWTHLMDLDFRNDPETIASLRLTSYPQPEMEKFVEWVNGVISANRAPYLDSLRIHMPLSTCYGAHIHNWVQFAFAKEVHHLELNFGPHHYGHRKNYPRINFSDILSTNRALILSTALKSLHLETVIIEGPLIQWVLTNCLNLQRLSVHDCRASTDYYNDDASSEHSRELVVSSPELKHLEFFRSLWPLNFQILRVFAPNLTSFINGEANIDVEYRSIPSLVDATFVGAYLPDSDTLSGMASQLEKLSVNWYKLRSAFSGFPTFPNLQQLEIVLWQQDYDLILSTSLIEACPLLHTFKLKLMYHDQARRISPSNPQQIVAPDNAQENAIRCHEQLKTVEYRGYAGCAIAAELAICLAQHAPNLQRFVFYTRRPETIENPRAVWTSEYEDRMRIERSVLEDLVERIQETQIRVNVVIL, from the exons ATGGCTTCATCGAAAGTTCTAGACCTGGACTCCCTTGCCTACATCAATGAAAAGTTATATGTCCCAAGAATTAAAAAGATGGATGACATGAATTTTGTTCCTCGGCAATACTCCTCCATCAAGAAGTTGATACCTGTTGTTCTTGATCTTATTCAAGTCAATTACAACACCTGGTGTTCTGTTTTCAACAATGCTGCTCGAGATCATAATCTTCTCCATCATATCGATCCAACCATTCCTGCTCCATCACTTGCTGATAAAACTATAGTCACTAGACGTATTGGTGATGATGACACCATTCCTTGGCGTCGACAAAATGCAGTCCTTCTTACGTGGATTTATGCCACTATTTCCCCCTATTTACTTGCCCGAATAAAATTGCATCGTATTACTAGTGCTATGGATGCTTGGGCACATCTCCGAGATATTTGTCAAGAATATAACACCAATGTGATTAAAAAGAAGAGAAGGCTGTTTCACAAGGTTAATCTCGCTGAAGATTATGATCATGGTGTTGATTTGATAAGCGGTTTACCTGATGATGTACTGATTCACGTGCTGATCCTAATGGGTGATATGAAAACAGCTGGGAGAACCAGCATTCTGTCGAAGAGGTGGAAACATGTTTGGACTCACCTCATGGATCTAGATTTCAGGAACGATCCTGAAACTATTGCCTCTTTAAGATTAACATCTTATCCCCAACCTGAAATGGAGAAGTTTGTTGAATGGGTTAACGGCGTGATAAGTGCAAACCGAGCTCCATATCTTGATAGCCTCAGAATACATATGCCCCTCAGTACTTGTTATGGCGCTCATATTCACAATTGGGTCCAATTTGCCTTTGCTAAAGAGGTTCACCATTTGGAACTCAACTTTGGACCTCATCATTATGGACATCGTAAAAATTATCCCAGAATCAATTTTTCCGACATCCTTTCCACCAATCGTGCCTTAATTCTCAGTACTGCACTCAAATCTCTTCACTTGGAAACAGTGATTATAGAAGGACCTTTGATCCAATGGGTTTTAACTAATTGTCTGAATCTTCAACGTCTGTCGGTTCACGACTGTAGGGCTAGCACTGATTATTATAATGATGATGCCTCTTCAGAACACTCCCGGGAACTTGTTGTGTCATCCCCTGAGCTGAAACACTTGGAGTTTTTCCGAAGCTTGTGGCCTCTTAACTTCCAAATACTCCGTGTATTTGCTCCAAATCTTACTTCCTTTATAAATGGTGAGGCTAATATTGATGTGGAATATCGTAGCATTCCTTCACTTGTGGATGCTACTTTTGTAGGGGCGTATCTTCCTGATTCAGATACCCTATCTGGCATGGCTTCTCAGCTTGAAAAACTGTCAGTTAACTGGTACAAG CTCCGCTCTGCATTTAGTGGATTCCCGACTTTTCCTAATCTTCAGCAATTAGAGATAGTTCTTTGGCAACAGGATTATGACCTTATTCTATCGACCTCCTTAATAGAGGCATGTCCCCTGTTGCACACATTCAAGTTGAAG CTGATGTATCACGACCAGGCAAGACGAATTTCGCCGTCCAATCCTCAGCAAATTGTAGCCCCGGACAATGCTCAAGAAAATGCAATACGTTGCCACGAGCAACTTAAGACTGTAGAGTATCGTGGATATGCTGGATGTGCGATTGCTGCAGAGCTTGCCATTTGCCTCGCTCAACATGCTCCCAATCTTCAGAGGTTTGTTTTTTATACTCGTCGGCCTGAGACCATAGAAAACCCACGCGCAGTTTGGACCTCTGAATATGAGGATCGAATGAGAATTGAGAGGAGTGTCCTAGAGGATCTTGTGGAACGAATTCAAGAAACCCAAATTCGTGTTAATGTAGTGATCCTATAA